In Ascaphus truei isolate aAscTru1 chromosome 7, aAscTru1.hap1, whole genome shotgun sequence, one genomic interval encodes:
- the LOC142499305 gene encoding carboxypeptidase O-like, which yields MKLLHCSICILGLLALDVSSLIVKYNGDQVLKVTPKTSQHTEHIQQICNELMLDLWKPHMVEDIHTGTEVHIRVPFSHLQRLQENLLQYTIPFEVMINDVQELIDRSTVTEHKKQKRSLAEFDYTKYHPMNDIYHWMDQINEKYSDLVSKHYLGSTYESRPIYFFKIGWPSDKPKKIIWMDCGIHAREWIAVAYCQWFIKEILENHKTDYLLSRALSNIDFYIVPVLNIDGFIYSWTKDRLWRKSRSPHDNGTCYGVDLNRNFDAKWCSIGASHDCNTLTFCGTGPASEPETQAVSRLVGSLKSDVLCFFTIHSYGQLILLPYGYMRNSSQNHEEMLTVAQKAAAKLKEKHGKEYRVGSASHILYSNSGSSRDWATDLGINFSYTFELRDNGTFGFVLPEDQIKPTCEETMAGMMTIIEHLNEKHFNSATAVFSITLWMNMCLSFVTGTYYSLF from the exons AGATCAAGTTTTAAAAGTCACCCCAAAGACATCACAACATACTGAGCACATACAACAGATCTGCAATGAGTTGATG CTTGATCTATGGAAGCCACATATGGTCGAAGACATCCATACTGGGACAGAGGTGCATATCCGAGTCCCATTTTCACATCTGCAGCGACTGCAAGAAAACCTTCTTCAATATACCATTCCTTTTGA gGTCATGATTAATGATGTACAAGAACTTATAGACAGAAGCACTGTGACTGAGCACAAAAAACAGAAGAGGTCTTTGGCTGAATTTGACTATACCAAATACCACCCAATGAATGAT ATTTATCACTGGATGGACCAGATTAATGAGAAATACAGTGATCTGGTATCAAAGCATTATCTAGGATCAACGTATGAGTCACGGCCCATCTACTTTTTCAAA ATTGGATGGCCATCTGACAAGCCCAAAAAAATTATTTGGATGGACTGTGGAATTCATGCTCGTGAATGGATCGCTGTAGCTTATTGTCAATGGTTTATAAAGGAA ATTCTTGAAAATCACAAAACCGATTATTTATTGAGCAGAGCACTGAGCAATATAGACTTCTACATCGTACCTGTCCTTAATATTGATGGATTTATTTACTCCTGGACAAAG GATCGGCTTTGGAGAAAATCTCGCTCACCGCATGATAATGGCACCTGCTATGGGGTGGATCTCAACCGTAATTTTGATGCAAAATGGTGCA gcATTGGGGCCTCTCACGACTGCAACACCCTTACATTCTGTGGAACGGGCCCTGCTTCAGAACCAGAGACTCAAGCTGTGTCTCGACTTGTGGGAAGCCTGAAATCTGACGTCTTGTGTTTCTTCACCATTCACTCATATGGGCAATTGATTCTCCTTCCATATGGTTACATGAGAAATTCTTCTCAAAACCATGAAGAGATG TTGACAGTTGCTCAGAAGGCTGCTGCTAAATTGAAAGAAAAGCATGGAAAAGAATACAGAGTCGGATCAGCATCCCACATATTGT ATAGCAACTCTGGATCGTCAAGGGACTGGGCCACTGATCTGGGAATTAATTTTTCTTACACCTTTGAGCTGAGAGACAATGGCACCTTTGGATTTGTACTGCCTGAAGACCAGATTAAACCTACTTGTGAAGAGACTATGGCTGGAATGATGACTATCATTGAGCATCTCAATGAAAAACATTTTAACAGTGCAACAGCAGTTTTCTCTATCACTCTATGGATGAATATGTGTTTATCATTTGTCACTGGTACATATTATTCCTTATTTTAA